A single genomic interval of Candidatus Spechtbacterales bacterium harbors:
- the trmD gene encoding tRNA (guanosine(37)-N1)-methyltransferase TrmD codes for MIRFDIITIFPEMFDGYFESSMLKKAQENKKVEIYVHNLRDYAKDKHKTTDDAAYGGISGMVMKVEPIYKAVQDIKKKSRKRKKKVILLSAKGEVLTQKKVEKLGNLNHIILIAGHYKGVDERVAKYVADEELSIGEFVLTGGELPAMVVVDAVSRMVPGVLGDEASKEGESYSQGVKHEHPVYTRPSVFSPKKGTEWKVPEVLLEGNHKKIEEWRDSKRK; via the coding sequence ATGATTAGATTTGATATTATTACAATTTTTCCCGAGATGTTTGATGGCTATTTTGAAAGCTCTATGCTTAAAAAAGCTCAGGAAAACAAAAAAGTAGAAATATATGTGCATAATTTGCGCGATTACGCGAAAGATAAGCACAAGACCACTGATGATGCCGCATATGGGGGAATAAGCGGCATGGTGATGAAAGTTGAGCCCATATATAAAGCTGTTCAAGATATAAAGAAAAAAAGCAGAAAACGCAAAAAGAAGGTTATATTGCTTTCGGCAAAAGGGGAAGTACTAACACAAAAAAAGGTAGAGAAATTGGGCAATCTTAATCATATAATTCTTATAGCGGGTCACTATAAAGGAGTTGATGAAAGAGTGGCTAAATACGTAGCGGACGAGGAGCTTTCAATAGGCGAGTTTGTACTAACCGGAGGGGAGTTGCCCGCAATGGTTGTTGTAGATGCCGTTAGCCGTATGGTGCCGGGGGTTTTAGGAGACGAGGCTTCAAAAGAAGGCGAGTCTTATTCACAAGGAGTTAAACATGAGCACCCGGTGTATACAAGACCTTCGGTGTTTAGCCCTAAAAAAGGAACAGAATGGAAGGTCCCTGAAGTGCTTTTGGAGGGTAATCATAAAAAAATAGAAGAGTGGCGGGATAGCAAAAGAAAGTAG
- the rpsP gene encoding 30S ribosomal protein S16, with the protein MLKLRLRRIGRKHDPSFRVVITEATTPPKGKYLESVGFYNARLKQISLDKDRIKHWLSVGVQPTDTVHNLLIKEGVMEGKKIAVHSRKLSKKKKKQSPEPAEGQSPEPAEGQSPELAEGQSPEPAEGKVAEKEEEKKEEPAKAESAVNEEAQESDKEEAPKKEASAEEAPKEDAKEEAVESEKKEETPKAEEGSAQADESPAKDSVKEEE; encoded by the coding sequence ATGTTAAAATTACGATTAAGAAGAATAGGAAGAAAACACGACCCCAGTTTTAGGGTTGTAATTACTGAAGCCACAACACCGCCCAAGGGTAAGTATTTGGAGTCAGTAGGTTTTTATAATGCGCGTCTTAAGCAAATTAGCTTAGACAAGGATAGAATAAAACACTGGTTAAGTGTTGGCGTTCAGCCCACAGACACTGTCCACAACCTCCTTATTAAAGAGGGTGTAATGGAAGGTAAAAAAATAGCTGTTCACTCAAGAAAACTTTCTAAAAAGAAGAAGAAGCAAAGTCCTGAGCCTGCCGAAGGGCAAAGTCCTGAGCCTGCCGAAGGGCAAAGTCCTGAGCTTGCCGAAGGGCAAAGTCCTGAGCCTGCCGAAGGGAAGGTAGCGGAAAAAGAAGAAGAAAAGAAAGAAGAACCAGCTAAGGCAGAAAGCGCGGTAAATGAAGAAGCACAAGAAAGTGACAAGGAGGAGGCTCCAAAAAAAGAAGCGTCCGCAGAGGAAGCTCCTAAAGAGGATGCAAAAGAGGAAGCAGTAGAAAGCGAGAAAAAAGAAGAAACACCTAAAGCAGAAGAGGGGAGCGCACAAGCAGACGAAAGCCCCGCGAAAGATTCAGTGAAAGAAGAGGAGTAA
- a CDS encoding KH domain-containing protein has protein sequence MAKQADQEFLEFVVKSVVDNPDDVKVDRVVDEMGVLLTLKVHAEDMAQIIGRQGSTARAIRTLLRIVGLKNNARVNLKIEEPEGSTRGQGEASKSVNVEEAVGDLE, from the coding sequence ATGGCTAAACAAGCAGATCAAGAATTCCTGGAGTTCGTTGTGAAATCAGTGGTGGACAACCCTGATGATGTAAAAGTAGATCGTGTCGTTGATGAAATGGGTGTTCTACTTACTCTCAAGGTTCACGCTGAGGATATGGCTCAGATTATCGGAAGGCAGGGCTCTACAGCTCGCGCAATCCGAACTCTTTTGAGAATCGTAGGCCTTAAAAACAACGCTCGGGTAAATCTGAAAATAGAAGAGCCTGAAGGTTCCACAAGGGGACAGGGCGAAGCTTCAAAGAGCGTCAACGTAGAAGAAGCAGTTGGCGACCTGGAGTAA
- a CDS encoding type II toxin-antitoxin system RelE/ParE family toxin — MALFKVEISRSAQKEIRKIQPPHRKRVVSAILKLVKEPRPAECQKIRTFDNSYRIRVGDYRVVYIVHDDEKVLTIIKVGHRRDVYRNIS, encoded by the coding sequence ATGGCCTTATTTAAAGTTGAGATCTCTCGTTCGGCCCAAAAAGAGATACGCAAAATACAACCCCCGCATCGCAAGAGGGTTGTTTCAGCTATATTAAAACTCGTAAAAGAACCGCGTCCCGCGGAATGTCAAAAAATAAGAACCTTTGACAACAGTTATCGCATCCGGGTTGGAGATTACAGGGTAGTTTATATAGTGCATGATGATGAAAAGGTTTTAACCATCATAAAAGTCGGACACCGCAGGGATGTTTATAGAAACATAAGCTAA
- a CDS encoding ribbon-helix-helix domain-containing protein has protein sequence MPYMRTTIKINDKIYKAVKHQAAETGESISSIIEDAVKFQVLEDLADTEAIKKRESEPKTDFKQFVNELKEDGLI, from the coding sequence ATGCCATATATGAGAACAACAATAAAAATAAATGATAAAATATATAAAGCCGTGAAGCATCAGGCCGCAGAAACAGGCGAGAGCATATCTTCTATTATTGAAGACGCGGTAAAATTCCAGGTGTTGGAGGACCTTGCCGATACTGAAGCGATAAAAAAGCGCGAGAGCGAACCAAAAACTGACTTCAAGCAATTTGTAAACGAACTAAAAGAGGATGGCCTTATTTAA
- the rpmF gene encoding 50S ribosomal protein L32 — MAVPKQRKTKSRQGNRRSHHKLSRVSLVGCEKCGQLKLSHNICENCGTYKGREYVDVLKKMTRREKKAKEKELETQGQEAAPMSMEELSKK; from the coding sequence ATGGCAGTTCCAAAACAGAGAAAAACCAAATCACGCCAAGGAAACAGAAGATCTCATCATAAGTTGAGTAGAGTTTCTTTGGTTGGGTGTGAAAAGTGCGGACAACTTAAGCTATCTCACAATATTTGCGAGAATTGCGGTACATACAAAGGCAGAGAGTATGTGGATGTTTTGAAGAAAATGACAAGGCGTGAAAAGAAAGCGAAAGAGAAAGAGCTGGAAACACAAGGACAGGAGGCAGCTCCTATGAGTATGGAAGAACTTTCTAAAAAATAA
- a CDS encoding ribonuclease HII gives MAIDFNYENKLREKYGYPPASASPRDGVRDLCIAGLDEVGRGPLAGPVTVGAFVFLNNPKGGFDHPLGLLRDSKLLSAKQREKLYEYFCELKKGGKVDFATASVFPRTIDKKHIHHATALAMQRAVQKLDKKPDYALIDGFRYPGKILKEVEYSTMPKADNLIPSVAAASIVAKVKRDASMVRYHKKYPQYRFDLHKGYGTELHYKMLKKHGPSHIHRQSFRLY, from the coding sequence ATGGCCATTGATTTTAATTACGAAAATAAATTGCGTGAAAAATACGGCTACCCGCCCGCCTCGGCTTCGCCTCGCGATGGCGTGCGTGACCTATGTATAGCAGGGCTGGACGAGGTCGGGCGCGGGCCTTTGGCGGGACCTGTGACTGTAGGCGCTTTTGTGTTTTTAAACAACCCAAAAGGAGGGTTCGACCATCCTTTGGGGTTGTTACGGGATTCAAAATTATTGAGCGCGAAACAAAGAGAAAAATTATACGAATATTTTTGCGAACTTAAAAAAGGGGGGAAAGTGGATTTTGCGACTGCTTCGGTTTTTCCCCGCACAATAGATAAAAAGCACATTCACCACGCTACAGCCTTGGCAATGCAAAGGGCGGTGCAAAAGCTGGACAAAAAACCGGACTACGCTTTGATAGACGGCTTTAGATATCCGGGCAAAATTTTAAAGGAGGTTGAATATTCAACCATGCCAAAAGCGGATAATCTAATACCCTCAGTTGCGGCAGCTTCAATTGTGGCAAAAGTAAAAAGGGACGCGAGTATGGTGCGTTACCATAAAAAATATCCCCAGTACCGCTTTGACTTACATAAGGGTTATGGAACAGAGTTACATTATAAAATGCTCAAAAAGCACGGTCCCAGTCATATACACAGGCAAAGTTTCAGGTTATATTAA
- the nusB gene encoding transcription antitermination factor NusB, which produces MASRHLARSIAMQTLFEWDFWGKNADKVEEFTKQNMEEFGPGLEEEKAFIKRLIDGVLEHVDKIDAIIEKTAPEWPIDQINLVDRNVLRLGIYELLWGPRKEVPPKVAINEAIELAKNYGGDSSGRFINGVMGTIYREIGEPEKEQQTKDKEEKSEDKIDDKNNSKDNKE; this is translated from the coding sequence ATGGCATCCAGACACTTAGCACGTTCAATTGCAATGCAGACTCTTTTTGAGTGGGATTTTTGGGGTAAAAACGCAGATAAGGTTGAAGAGTTTACCAAGCAGAACATGGAGGAGTTTGGACCCGGACTTGAAGAGGAAAAAGCTTTTATAAAGCGGCTGATAGATGGCGTGTTGGAGCATGTTGATAAAATAGACGCGATAATAGAAAAAACCGCGCCGGAGTGGCCAATAGACCAGATAAACCTTGTAGATAGAAATGTTTTGCGCCTGGGCATATATGAACTGCTTTGGGGACCAAGAAAGGAGGTTCCGCCAAAGGTTGCAATTAACGAAGCTATAGAGTTGGCTAAAAATTACGGAGGAGATAGTTCCGGAAGGTTTATCAACGGAGTTATGGGCACCATATACAGGGAGATAGGGGAGCCGGAAAAAGAGCAGCAGACAAAGGATAAAGAGGAAAAAAGTGAGGATAAGATTGATGATAAAAATAATTCAAAAGATAATAAAGAATAA
- the dnaE gene encoding DNA polymerase III subunit alpha, producing MSEKNSPKFTHLHVHTHYSLLDGLSKTGELLDFIKENGMDSVAITDHGNLYGAVEFYQQAKRRDIKPIIGFEAYVVDNMHEKQGGNPGGYNHLILLAKNEKGYKNLIALVTEANLKGFYYKPRIDKELLRKYSEGLICLSGCLGGELSQALLKNNKEDAKKIAREYADIFASGDYYIELQQHYNTPDQNKVTPLLAELARELNLPLVATQDSHYNRKEDSHAHDVLLAIQTGNTIDDEKRLTLKHDDFSVCTPEEMEEKFKEWPDAIENTQKIAEQCNLELTLGEFIFPNFELEPGKTADQMLDELTLAGAKERGLDKDPEVEKRRQYELKIISDKSYSPYFLAVADILRFAREKEIYTTVRGSAAGSLVAYLSGIVNVNPLDFQLPFERFLNPYRPSAPDIDMDFADNRRQEVIEYTKQKYGSQNVAQIGTFGTMMARGAVRDVARALGKPYELGDRIAKLIPMGSQGFPMTIEHALEIEPSLKDIYEQDTDAKELLDIAKKLEGTVRHASVHAAGVVISPKPLVEYVPLQLDPKGSGDYVTQYDMYTVGEDGVGLLKFDFLGIRNLAILESAVHLVKKRKGVDIDIEDIPFDDKLTFEMLTRGETEGLFQLNGSGMTRYLMELEPTTIHDINAMIALYRPGPMNNIPEYIARKQGKSPIQYFHPKAEEFLAKSYGILVYQDDLLFTAMELAGYNWETVDKFRKAVGKKIPKEMAKQHEIFVKGCQEHSGMTSEEAEKIWELFEPFQGYGFNKAHAACYGRVAYQTAYMKANYPTDYMCAILTAEAGDMDKMAVIMTESKRMKIEILPPSLNESDENFTVVNDNAIRFGLAAIKNVGSNIVHEIIEERNTNGKFESLENFLERVLSKDLNKKSLENLIKSGATEEFGERGQLLENMENLLLYSREHKAAESSGQFNLFAGSEAETASKLTLKNSEQATKQQKLEWEKELLGFYVTGHPLEEHAEKLSQTMPIASVIANNIMYTVQIGAIVTSTKKIITKNNKSMMFVGLEDLSGKIEAVVFPELTKSKGHIIESNKPILAEGKLNSRDGEVKLICDNIREL from the coding sequence ATGTCCGAAAAGAACTCACCAAAATTCACACATCTTCACGTTCATACCCACTACTCATTGCTCGATGGGCTCTCTAAAACAGGAGAGCTTTTGGATTTTATAAAAGAGAATGGCATGGACTCTGTGGCAATTACAGACCATGGCAATTTATACGGCGCTGTTGAATTTTACCAGCAGGCAAAAAGGCGGGATATAAAACCGATAATAGGGTTTGAGGCATATGTTGTTGATAACATGCACGAAAAACAAGGCGGTAATCCGGGAGGTTATAATCATTTAATACTTCTTGCAAAAAATGAAAAGGGATATAAAAACCTAATAGCGCTGGTAACGGAAGCGAACTTAAAAGGGTTTTACTACAAGCCCCGCATAGATAAAGAACTGCTGCGCAAGTATTCCGAGGGTCTTATTTGTCTTTCCGGATGCCTGGGGGGCGAGCTGTCACAAGCGCTCTTAAAAAACAACAAAGAAGATGCAAAAAAAATTGCGCGAGAGTACGCGGATATTTTTGCCTCCGGAGACTACTATATAGAGCTACAACAGCATTACAATACTCCGGACCAAAACAAGGTTACTCCCCTTTTAGCAGAACTTGCCCGCGAACTTAACTTGCCTCTTGTTGCGACACAAGACTCTCACTATAATCGCAAAGAGGACTCACACGCGCACGACGTACTTCTTGCAATTCAAACCGGCAACACAATAGATGATGAAAAAAGACTCACGCTAAAACATGATGATTTTTCTGTATGCACTCCAGAGGAGATGGAGGAAAAGTTTAAAGAATGGCCCGACGCTATAGAAAATACACAAAAGATAGCAGAACAATGTAACTTAGAACTTACTCTCGGGGAATTTATATTTCCGAACTTTGAACTTGAACCCGGAAAAACAGCAGACCAAATGCTTGATGAGCTTACCCTGGCAGGAGCGAAAGAGCGCGGGTTGGATAAAGACCCTGAAGTCGAAAAAAGACGCCAATATGAGCTTAAAATTATATCTGACAAAAGTTATTCTCCTTATTTTTTGGCTGTAGCCGACATTCTGCGATTCGCGCGCGAAAAAGAAATTTACACAACTGTGCGTGGCTCGGCTGCCGGATCACTTGTTGCCTATTTATCGGGCATTGTTAATGTTAACCCGCTAGATTTTCAGCTTCCGTTTGAACGATTCTTAAACCCTTACCGCCCCTCAGCTCCCGATATAGATATGGATTTCGCGGACAACAGAAGGCAGGAGGTAATAGAGTACACTAAACAAAAATACGGCTCACAAAACGTGGCGCAAATAGGCACTTTTGGGACCATGATGGCGCGCGGAGCGGTGCGCGACGTAGCGCGCGCGTTGGGCAAACCATACGAGCTTGGAGACCGCATTGCCAAGTTAATACCTATGGGCTCACAGGGATTTCCAATGACCATAGAACACGCACTTGAGATTGAGCCGTCTCTAAAAGATATCTATGAACAAGACACAGATGCCAAAGAACTGTTAGATATAGCAAAAAAACTTGAAGGTACAGTTCGCCATGCTTCGGTGCATGCCGCCGGTGTTGTTATATCTCCTAAGCCACTTGTTGAATATGTACCCCTGCAACTTGACCCCAAAGGAAGTGGTGATTATGTTACCCAATACGATATGTATACAGTAGGCGAAGACGGTGTTGGCCTTTTAAAATTTGATTTTTTAGGAATTCGCAACTTGGCGATACTGGAAAGCGCTGTGCATTTGGTTAAAAAAAGGAAAGGTGTTGATATTGATATTGAAGATATTCCCTTTGATGACAAGCTAACTTTTGAAATGCTGACAAGGGGTGAAACAGAAGGACTTTTTCAGTTAAACGGGTCGGGTATGACAAGGTATCTTATGGAACTGGAGCCCACAACAATACATGATATTAACGCAATGATAGCGCTCTATCGCCCCGGACCAATGAACAACATTCCTGAGTATATTGCCCGCAAACAAGGTAAAAGTCCTATACAGTACTTCCACCCCAAAGCCGAGGAGTTTCTTGCAAAGTCTTATGGTATTTTGGTTTATCAGGATGATTTGCTGTTTACCGCTATGGAGTTGGCCGGATACAACTGGGAGACCGTTGATAAGTTTAGAAAAGCGGTAGGTAAAAAAATACCAAAAGAGATGGCAAAACAGCATGAGATATTTGTTAAGGGATGCCAGGAGCACAGTGGAATGACGAGCGAAGAGGCTGAAAAAATATGGGAGTTATTTGAGCCATTCCAGGGATACGGATTCAATAAAGCCCATGCCGCCTGCTACGGACGTGTCGCGTACCAAACAGCATACATGAAGGCCAACTACCCTACCGACTATATGTGTGCGATTCTTACGGCGGAGGCCGGAGATATGGATAAAATGGCTGTAATAATGACAGAGTCCAAAAGAATGAAAATAGAGATTCTGCCACCTTCTTTAAACGAGAGTGATGAGAACTTCACTGTTGTAAATGATAATGCCATACGTTTTGGGTTGGCGGCCATTAAAAATGTGGGAAGTAATATAGTGCACGAAATAATTGAAGAGAGAAACACTAACGGCAAATTTGAATCTTTAGAAAATTTTCTGGAAAGAGTTCTGTCAAAAGATTTAAATAAAAAATCTCTTGAAAATCTCATAAAATCCGGAGCTACGGAGGAATTTGGAGAGCGCGGCCAGTTGCTGGAAAACATGGAAAACCTTCTACTTTACTCAAGGGAACATAAGGCGGCCGAGAGTTCCGGACAGTTTAACTTATTTGCGGGAAGCGAAGCAGAAACGGCATCTAAGCTAACTTTAAAAAATAGCGAACAGGCAACAAAACAGCAAAAACTGGAGTGGGAAAAAGAACTACTTGGTTTTTATGTAACGGGCCATCCTTTGGAAGAACATGCTGAAAAACTATCGCAAACGATGCCTATTGCGAGTGTTATCGCAAACAATATAATGTACACAGTGCAAATAGGCGCGATAGTAACAAGCACAAAAAAAATAATAACTAAGAACAATAAATCGATGATGTTTGTCGGACTTGAAGACCTAAGTGGCAAAATAGAGGCAGTGGTGTTTCCCGAGCTCACAAAAAGCAAGGGACATATTATTGAATCAAATAAGCCAATACTGGCGGAGGGAAAGCTTAACTCAAGAGATGGCGAGGTGAAGTTGATTTGCGATAATATAAGAGAATTGTAA
- a CDS encoding winged helix-turn-helix domain-containing protein, with translation MTNKLKTAKQMERHIKGIANHYRIKILLTIAEHPKITLEKIVEILEANENTIGEHTRRLYAAGLIQKKYRDKFVEHTLSPYGQVFAKFLKRFQEM, from the coding sequence ATGACTAATAAATTGAAAACCGCAAAACAAATGGAGCGCCATATTAAAGGTATAGCTAATCATTATCGTATTAAAATACTTTTGACAATCGCGGAACATCCAAAGATAACACTTGAAAAAATAGTGGAGATATTAGAGGCCAATGAGAATACAATAGGCGAGCACACAAGGCGTTTGTATGCCGCGGGGCTTATACAAAAGAAGTATCGCGACAAATTTGTAGAACACACCCTTTCACCTTATGGGCAGGTTTTTGCAAAATTTTTAAAACGATTTCAGGAGATGTAA
- the rnc gene encoding ribonuclease III: MKDFSKLEDSLGIKFDNKDLLTQAFIHRSYLNEHSEIDLDHNERLEFLGDAVLEIVVTEFLYLKYSNPEGDLTSWRAALVNSKMLSKIAMELDFNNFILLSKGEQKDVGRARQYILANAMEAYIGALYLDKGIEDCDEFIKKHILKELPAIIEGELYRDPKSLFQELAQEKVSITPTYEVLEESGPDHDKTFVVGVYLDRDLIAKGEGSSKQEAQESAAQEALDKKGWSN; encoded by the coding sequence ATGAAGGATTTCTCAAAATTAGAAGATTCATTAGGAATAAAATTTGATAATAAAGACCTCTTAACACAGGCGTTCATTCATCGCTCTTATTTGAATGAGCATTCAGAAATAGACCTTGACCACAACGAGAGGTTGGAGTTTTTAGGTGACGCTGTTTTAGAGATTGTTGTAACAGAGTTTTTATATTTAAAGTACAGTAATCCGGAAGGAGACCTTACAAGCTGGAGAGCCGCATTGGTAAATAGTAAAATGCTTTCAAAAATTGCGATGGAGTTGGATTTTAATAACTTTATTCTTTTATCAAAAGGCGAACAAAAAGATGTGGGTCGCGCCCGCCAATATATATTAGCTAACGCGATGGAAGCATATATAGGGGCTTTATACCTGGACAAAGGCATTGAAGATTGTGACGAATTTATAAAAAAGCATATTTTAAAAGAACTCCCGGCGATAATAGAAGGCGAGCTTTACCGTGATCCTAAAAGCTTGTTTCAGGAGCTTGCGCAGGAAAAAGTGAGCATCACGCCAACTTATGAGGTTTTAGAAGAGAGTGGTCCGGACCATGACAAAACCTTTGTTGTTGGGGTGTATTTAGACAGGGACCTTATTGCAAAAGGAGAGGGTTCAAGTAAGCAGGAGGCGCAGGAGAGCGCGGCGCAGGAAGCGTTGGATAAAAAAGGATGGAGTAATTGA